CAATGGACAAAAGACGTGGAACATACTGTGAATTATCAGCAAAATTTATgctagtgaaatatttaaaatagaaacccCCAAACTGCTAAAGATGAAAGGATTGCAGGATTTGCTTCCGGTTTTATTTTACTGATGTTATCTTACTTCTCAGTCCCGATCCAAAATAATTCTTCAAGCATAATCTAATTCATAGAACATATCCTAgaggtaaataataataaatatgccttgaaaaaattttttatcggcagaaaataaaaaggaaactgaATCTCTTCTTTTGGTTTATGGGGcgacgaaataaataaaaatcttaatttaatcagtaaaatattttgattaatagttttttattagaatctcattaaatttcaaaccatttcataTCTATTAGTGCAGTTGAGTGATTgcattcatagaaaatatttttaataaaatgtaactttttatttaatagacatgtataattctatttttaaatcttaaacttttatttttctcttgttttataatattttcaaaattcttgattGTTCAAATGAATCATGAGATTTTGAATCATGAGTTTTGATTGTTCAAATGAATCATGAAAATACACTCAAAGCAATCAATTCGAACCAACTAGAGGactcaggttaaaaaaaaatcatgcatcaCCCACGCTAACACTGTTATAGTAcggaaagtaatattttttgatattaacttAATTGACTTCCATGTTAaggtaattcaaataataaaataggtAATCACGTAAAGCGAAGACTGATGTTAAATATCAGGCCTCGTTTTCATTATTAGAATCGAGTGTAGTATTTAAATTTAGTACAAGGGGCTCTAGTATGTTATTTAAGAAACCTGcaattcataatttattgaagtttcaaatctgttttaactgtagaaatttctgagaaatataAAAACTCAATACAACGCCTACAGCATGAAACTGCTATAACTACATAAATCTCAATTTCTTCGCTTCTATAAAAGTTTATTGTGCATTTATGATAAGACAACATTATTTTGGGTGAAAATAATGGGTAAATGCCGTTGCAGACGTTGCGGAAATATAATAATACGTGGTGAGGATCACACTTGCTTCATTCACAAGAAATTAGACTACAGGTATTCAATACAACAGCGAGCAGAATCCGATGACAACCTTGAAGAAGGAAACGATAAATCTACGGAAAATTCGAATGACAATTCTCAGAATTTAATTCAAGCTTTTGGACGAAACGAAAGTAAAAGATCAGTGCTCAGAAGTTTgcttctatttcaaaataatgaaagtaacaAGTCTACGAAATCTGCAGGGAGCTCCAACTATGCCCAACTAAGAAATCCTTCTAATAGTTCATATTTTCATCCCATTTCAGATTTTCAAGCGATTCAAgtccaaacaaataaaaatgcctCTTTTACGGCTTCTTCAGAAAATGCTGAATCTAATAACATACATGAAAATGACTTTTTCGAAACTTTTAACAGATCACAAGCTGCTGCCGGATCGAGTGGTATTGATATACCAAATCAAATTGGATCGGATCTGATGCATGCGAAACCTGATGAAGAATGTAAAATATCTCTTGAAGAGAGCAAATCGCAGtctttgaaaaaagataaaaaggattttatggaTGATTTAGAATATGTTATCAGAAATGCTCtttcagaaaataacaataatgTTTCTGGAAATGCGAATTCAACTGAGAATCCTGATCTGCCGCCAAGACATAAAGAGccgaaaaattgcaaaatgcaagTGTCAGAATGTGTAAATGATGAACATATTTCATCCGAAGTACACTCTCAGGTGCAAAGTAAGAAGACGAAAATGACTACCTACGTGAATGAACCTCATTCTACCAAAAAAGATGGCAATGCTGCGGCTGGACCTTCAGGAATCTGTGCCCGTAAGAAAAAATTTCCTAAGACCTGCAGTAGGAAAGATACTCTTAAACCGAATTATCAAACACACACTGGCAATGAGCCCTTTATGTGcaatatatgtaagaaaaaattctCTTCTAAATCAGATTTCGACCGACATTACAGAACGCACACTGGCGAAAAGCCATATGAATGCGGTATATGCGGAAAAAAATGCAGTCTGAAAAGTAATCTCATCATCCATTATCGAATACATACTGGCGAAAAGCCTTCTGAATGCGGTATATGCGGAAAAAAATTCAGTCACAAATCATATATCATCATCCATTATCGAGTACATACTGGCGAAAAGCCTCATGtgtgtgaattttgtaataaaggtTTTTCTCTAAAGGGTAATCTTAATAGGCATGTAAGGACGCACATTGGAGAAAGGCCATATAAATGCCCAGCTTGTGAAAAGTCTTTCACAAACAGAAGAGATTGCATTAGTCATCACAAAAGAAAGCACGAGTGATACTAATTTGCAAAgtacagaaataattctttttctctaGTATGAAACACCTTCGAATTCATTACTGAGTTGAAAATATTGTCAttgctacaattttattttatttttttttttacgaattttactattttgacgaagtacatttatagattttaaacttataagccatatttttttaatttgttattgacGATGAAAGTATGTTTTTCtgcttaaatgattttatatttaagtatttattgttttaattttttaaatctatt
The Argiope bruennichi chromosome 6, qqArgBrue1.1, whole genome shotgun sequence DNA segment above includes these coding regions:
- the LOC129971990 gene encoding zinc finger protein 37-like, translated to MGKCRCRRCGNIIIRGEDHTCFIHKKLDYRYSIQQRAESDDNLEEGNDKSTENSNDNSQNLIQAFGRNESKRSVLRSLLLFQNNESNKSTKSAGSSNYAQLRNPSNSSYFHPISDFQAIQVQTNKNASFTASSENAESNNIHENDFFETFNRSQAAAGSSGIDIPNQIGSDLMHAKPDEECKISLEESKSQSLKKDKKDFMDDLEYVIRNALSENNNNVSGNANSTENPDLPPRHKEPKNCKMQVSECVNDEHISSEVHSQVQSKKTKMTTYVNEPHSTKKDGNAAAGPSGICARKKKFPKTCSRKDTLKPNYQTHTGNEPFMCNICKKKFSSKSDFDRHYRTHTGEKPYECGICGKKCSLKSNLIIHYRIHTGEKPSECGICGKKFSHKSYIIIHYRVHTGEKPHVCEFCNKGFSLKGNLNRHVRTHIGERPYKCPACEKSFTNRRDCISHHKRKHE